The DNA window TCGCTGCGTGGGGCAGCTGGACCTGGTTCGGCGCCGTGGTGCGCGGTGGACTCGTTCCCATGCGAATCGGCATCAACATCACGCCGTCGACCGACGGCATCGAAGGACTGACCGAGGCGGCGCGCGGTTTCGACAGCGCCTGGACGAACCAGCAGCCCGGCGGCTGGGATCCCTTGGCGCTGCTGGCGTCCGTCGAAGGCGGGCCGCCCGAACTCGGCACCGCGGTGGTGCCGACCTTCCCGCGGCACCCCGTCGCGCTGGCCACCGAGGCGCTGACGGCGCAGGTGCTCACCGGCGGCAGGCTCACGTTGGGCGTCGGGCCGAGCCACGCCTGGTACATGACCGATCAGCTCGGCCTTCCTTACAGCGCGCCCGCGAAGCACACCCGCGAATACCTCGAGGTGCTGCGTCCGTTGCTGCGCGGCGAGCACGTTCGCCACTCCGGGCGCTTCTTCACCGTCGACACGCGGCTGGCGATCAAGGCGGACCCGCCGCCGGTGCT is part of the Amycolatopsis sp. CA-230715 genome and encodes:
- a CDS encoding TIGR03564 family F420-dependent LLM class oxidoreductase; translation: MRIGINITPSTDGIEGLTEAARGFDSAWTNQQPGGWDPLALLASVEGGPPELGTAVVPTFPRHPVALATEALTAQVLTGGRLTLGVGPSHAWYMTDQLGLPYSAPAKHTREYLEVLRPLLRGEHVRHSGRFFTVDTRLAIKADPPPVLISALGPRMLEVARDLADGTIAVWVRPELVAEHLVPSLGDGARIVVAPLVAITDDPDGVRAAVAKNFATVGEMPAYRAVLDRAGLAGPADTVVAGTEAEVVRELRRFRDAGVTDLVVSGLGSPVERARVRDAVIGGLR